A single window of Venturia canescens isolate UGA chromosome 3, ASM1945775v1, whole genome shotgun sequence DNA harbors:
- the bdl gene encoding protein borderless — MVMSSLVTTKMQQFIAIFLCCAAVGAVGLMIDDDKPPNNFTAAVGEYVVFNCHLDFPHDLPIPYILHWNRDGRTIFSWYEVPGYERVNSVLSIADDYAGRIHLLEGPVSREYGQGSINLTNIRESDQGWFECKVIFPDRSPSSRNNGTWFFLSIEGASPTDDVPGENLLAIPPVNRTAMEGDDVDFECVAKESTSIVTWLRDGIEITESEDLRLRTSVNGNGTLEIRPAAIGDLGEYTCVVTDTHGDTQKASAFLNVQYKAKVIYAPRDVFLPYGKPGRLDCHFRANPPLTNLRWEKDGFLFDPYNVPGVFYRRNGSLYFSKVDETHSGSYSCTPYNELGTEGPSPAISVVVQRPPIFTVTPQRLYMRKLGETLEIPCDARDGDQSQRPAIVWFKDGSPLVQERTILRGGNLTIERIQEQDRGLYQCAASNEAATVVADAELMVLNVPPRAPYNLSANSSKTAVTLTWVPGYVRPRMEYAVWYRPTDTAEWKTMKIPAKKITEATVLNLKPGHEYEFMVLSQDNHGDGMFSKAIRVLTQPTQGTMDRNSASEFRSGKESDLMGPPRNGKVQPTAEGYLVTWEPPLYGKEFVRYYTVKWYRGSTDQLYGRAKTVDPFYLVKYLEEDNTYTFEVSTNSETLAVESSTGSRFSLDVPAYRRHRAISMGIVAGIGFLSASLAAVWWARKRFCQQQPGEK; from the exons ATGGTGATGTCGAGTCTCGTCACCACGAAGATGCAGCAATTTATCGCGATATTCCTGTGCTGTGCAG CAGTGGGAGCGGTTGGCCTCATGATCGACGACGACAAGCCTCCGAACAATTTCACAGCAGCTGTCGGCGAATACGTCGTGTTCAACTGTCATTTGGACTTTCCTCACGATTTACCGATACCTTACATTCTGCACTGGAACCGTGAC GGACGAACGATTTTCTCCTGGTACGAGGTACCGGGCTACGAAAGAGTCAACAGCGTGCTTTCAATTGCCGACGACTATGCAGGTCGGATACACTTGCTCGAGGGACCGGTGAGTCGGGAATATGGACAGGGAAGCATCAATCTGACCAACATAAGGGAGAGCGATCAAGGCTGGTTCGAGTGCAAAGTCATTTTTCCCGACCGATCACCCAGCTCGAGAAACAACGGAACTTGGTTCTTTTTGAGCATCGAAG GCGCGTCGCCGACGGACGATGTTCCAGGTGAGAATTTGCTGGCGATACCTCCAGTCAACAGAACCGCAATGGAGGGTGACGACGTCGATTTCGAATGTGTCGCCAAAGAATCCACTTCCATTGTCACATGGCTTCGAGATGGTATCGAGATCACGGAATCGGAG GATCTAAGACTGAGAACGTCGGTAAACGGCAATGGGACATTGGAGATTCGACCGGCTGCGATCGGTGACCTTGGCGAGTACACCTGTGTCGTGACCGATACGCACGGGGACACTCAAAAGGCGTCGGCTTTTCTCAACGTTCAGT ACAAGGCAAAGGTCATTTACGCACCCCGCGACGTTTTCCTACCTTACGGAAAACCGGGCCGCCTCGATTGTCACTTCAGGGCGAATCCACCGCTGACTAATCTGCGCTGGGAAAAAGACGGTTTTCTTTTTGACCCTTACAACGTGCCCGGAGTATTCTATCGACGCAACGGGTCCCTGTACTTCAGCAAAGTCGACGAGACTCACTCGGGAAGTTACAGCTGCACGCCGTACAATGAATTGGGCACGGAAGGACCAAGCCCAGCGATTTCAGTA GTAGTCCAAAGGCCGCCGATCTTCACCGTGACGCCGCAACGTCTGTACATGCGGAAATTGGGCGAGACGCTCGAGATACCCTGCGACGCGAGGGACGGCGATCAGTCCCAGAGACCGGCGATCGTGTGGTTCAAGGACGGCTCTCCGCTCGTCCAGGAACGGACGATTCTCCGCGGGGGGAATCTCACGATCGAGCGAATCCAGGAACAAGATCGTGGCTTGTACCAATGCGCGGCTAGTAACGAGGCTGCGACCGTCGTTGCCGACGCCGAACTCATGGTCCTCAACGTTCCGCCAAGGGCTCCGTACAACCTCAGCGCCAACAGCAGCAAAACGGCCGTAACGCTGACCTGGGTTCCCGGCTACGTCCGACCCAGGATGGAATACGCCGTTTG GTACAGGCCCACGGACACGGCGGAATGGAAGACGATGAAAATCCCTGCGAAAAAAATAACCGAAGCTACCGTGTTGAACCTCAAACCTGGCCACGAGTACGAGTTCATGGTGCTGAGCCAAGACAATCACGGGGACGGGATGTTCAGCAAGGCGATACGCGTGCTGACCCAACCGACTCAGG GTACGATGGACCGAAACTCCGCATCAGAATTTCGCAGCGGTAAAG AATCCGATCTGATGGGACCCCCGCGAAACGGGAAAGTGCAACCGACCGCCGAAGGTTATCTCGTCACTTGGGAACCACCGTTGTACGGCAAAGAATTCGTCCGGTATTACACGGTCAAGTGGTACCGCGGATCGACCGATCAGTTGTACGGCAGGGCCAAAACCGTTGATCCATTCTACTTGG TTAAATACTTGGAAGAAGACAACACGTACACGTTCGAAGTGTCGACGAACAGTGAAACATTGGCGGTCGAAAGCTCGACCGGAAGTCGCTTCAGCTTGGACGTGCCGGCCTACAGGCGGCACAGAGCCATTTCCATGGGGATCGTCGCCGGAATCGGATTCCTCTCGGCCTCCCTCGCTGCTGTATGGTGGGCCAGGAAAAGATTTTGTCAACAACAACCCGgtgaaaaataa